The Pricia mediterranea genome includes a window with the following:
- a CDS encoding glycerophosphodiester phosphodiesterase family protein, whose translation MHYFNILMSLLLFNACGAQKNTPQFADNVVVAHRGAWKAEGFPENSIAALKHAIALKCTGSEFDVHMTADDVLVINHDADHNGMLIAETSHEDLAAHKLSNGETLPTLRDYIIAGMEDNTSTRLVCEIKPAETVERGQRMAEKAVALVKELKAGDMTVYISFMYEILQKIEELDPEAHTQYLEGDKAPATLKADGIDGADYHFSVFKKHPEWIESAKKIGIALNAWTVNKPEDMDWLLEEDFDFITTNEPELLLEKSK comes from the coding sequence ATGCATTATTTCAATATTTTGATGTCCTTACTCCTTTTTAATGCCTGCGGGGCGCAGAAGAACACACCCCAATTTGCCGACAACGTGGTCGTCGCCCATCGCGGTGCCTGGAAAGCCGAGGGATTTCCCGAAAATTCCATTGCCGCCCTGAAACACGCCATCGCTTTGAAATGTACCGGTTCGGAATTCGATGTGCACATGACGGCCGATGATGTCCTCGTAATCAATCACGACGCCGACCACAATGGCATGCTGATCGCGGAAACCTCTCATGAGGACCTAGCCGCCCATAAACTCTCCAATGGCGAGACCTTGCCCACCTTGAGGGACTACATTATTGCAGGAATGGAAGACAATACATCGACCCGGTTGGTCTGCGAGATCAAACCGGCCGAAACAGTGGAACGCGGCCAGCGGATGGCCGAAAAAGCGGTCGCGCTGGTCAAGGAGCTCAAGGCGGGGGATATGACGGTCTATATCAGTTTTATGTACGAAATCCTACAAAAAATCGAGGAACTCGACCCAGAGGCGCACACGCAATACTTAGAGGGCGATAAAGCGCCGGCAACGCTAAAGGCCGACGGCATCGATGGGGCCGACTATCATTTCTCGGTATTCAAAAAGCATCCGGAATGGATCGAAAGTGCAAAAAAAATCGGAATTGCACTTAACGCGTGGACCGTGAACAAGCCCGAGGACATGGATTGGCTGCTGGAAGAGGATTTCGATTTTATTACTACCAACGAACCGGAACTGCTGTTGGAGAAATCCAAATAA
- a CDS encoding TspO/MBR family protein gives MKRKATYIFYAVGICLATGFLAGYATETSVNDWYPTLNKPWFTPPGWLFAPVWITLYILMGISAGIVWARGFYHRWVKKALYLFWFQLLFNGAWSIVFFGLHELFWALVVIVILLVLIVMTIRAFKVVNKRAAWLLAPYLLWVCFATLLNYRIWAMN, from the coding sequence TTGAAAAGAAAGGCAACCTATATCTTTTATGCAGTCGGCATCTGTTTGGCCACAGGATTCTTGGCGGGCTATGCCACCGAAACTTCGGTAAACGATTGGTACCCTACCCTGAACAAGCCTTGGTTTACCCCGCCTGGATGGCTTTTTGCACCGGTCTGGATTACGCTTTATATCCTAATGGGAATTTCCGCCGGCATCGTTTGGGCCCGTGGCTTTTACCACCGCTGGGTCAAAAAAGCGCTGTATCTTTTTTGGTTCCAATTGTTGTTCAACGGGGCATGGAGCATCGTATTTTTCGGACTCCATGAACTTTTTTGGGCCCTTGTGGTCATTGTTATCCTGTTGGTATTGATCGTAATGACCATTCGCGCCTTCAAGGTGGTCAATAAACGGGCCGCCTGGCTGTTGGCGCCCTATTTGTTGTGGGTCTGTTTTGCGACGCTGCTCAATTATAGGATTTGGGCGATGAACTGA
- a CDS encoding diphosphomevalonate/mevalonate 3,5-bisphosphate decarboxylase family protein codes for MIENDFLPSKYTSLKQTGTIRWKSPSNIALVKYWGKRDNQIPANPSLSFTLDACVTDTTVTYRKLKGETTPPTPDADGFRFDLLFGGESRHDFRPKIATFFKRIEKFLPFLREYHLRIETSNSFPHSSGIASSASGMSALALCLMSMEREFVSEMDDNFFKKKASFLARLGSGSACRSIEGPLVQWGSHSDIDGSSDFYGIPYPYKIHENFTNFQDTILLVDEGQKQVSSSVGHDLMHGHPFADQRFEHAYSHLSELRSVLAEGNLRQFIKITESEALTLHAMMMTSHPYFMLMKPNTLEIIDRIWEFRKASATNVCFTLDAGANVHVLYPEEETQTVYGFIKDELLQYCENGKHIRDRTGFGARKIKA; via the coding sequence ATGATCGAGAACGACTTTCTTCCTTCTAAATATACATCCCTGAAACAAACGGGCACCATCCGATGGAAATCCCCCAGCAATATAGCATTGGTCAAATATTGGGGCAAAAGGGACAACCAGATTCCTGCAAACCCTTCCCTCAGTTTTACCTTGGATGCCTGTGTGACGGATACCACGGTCACCTACCGAAAATTGAAGGGGGAAACCACCCCACCTACCCCGGATGCCGACGGTTTCAGGTTCGATCTGTTATTCGGGGGTGAATCGAGGCATGATTTCAGGCCGAAAATAGCAACGTTCTTCAAGCGTATCGAGAAATTCCTTCCCTTCTTGAGGGAGTACCATCTTCGGATCGAGACCTCGAATTCGTTTCCGCACAGCAGCGGGATTGCTTCCTCGGCTTCGGGAATGAGCGCGCTTGCCCTGTGTTTGATGTCGATGGAAAGGGAATTCGTTTCCGAAATGGATGACAACTTTTTCAAAAAAAAAGCCTCTTTTCTCGCCCGGCTGGGTTCCGGCAGTGCTTGCCGCAGTATCGAGGGGCCGCTCGTGCAGTGGGGCAGTCATTCTGATATTGATGGGAGTTCGGATTTTTATGGCATTCCTTATCCCTATAAAATCCATGAAAATTTCACCAATTTTCAGGATACCATCCTGTTGGTCGACGAGGGTCAGAAACAGGTCAGCAGCAGTGTTGGACACGATCTGATGCACGGTCATCCGTTTGCTGATCAACGGTTCGAGCATGCATATTCGCATCTTTCCGAACTTCGTTCCGTTTTGGCCGAGGGTAATTTACGGCAGTTCATTAAAATAACGGAAAGCGAGGCCTTGACCCTGCATGCGATGATGATGACGAGCCATCCTTATTTCATGCTCATGAAGCCGAATACGCTCGAAATCATCGACCGGATTTGGGAATTTCGGAAAGCATCGGCCACCAATGTCTGTTTCACCTTGGATGCGGGAGCCAATGTACATGTGCTTTATCCCGAAGAAGAAACGCAAACGGTTTACGGTTTTATAAAGGACGAGCTGCTACAATACTGCGAGAATGGAAAACATATCCGCGATCGAACGGGATTTGGGGCAAGGAAGATAAAAGCCTAG
- a CDS encoding mevalonate kinase family protein, giving the protein MKGPLFYSKILLFGEYGIIKDSKGLSIPYNFFKGALKTDDHPSKAARKSNLGLREFAGYLELVHKNSPDLVDFDFEALKDDIAAGMYFDSSIPQGYGIGSSGALVAAIYDKYAKNKITVLENLTRDKLLRLKRIFGKMESFFHGKSSGLDPLNSYLSIPILINSKEDIESTSIPSQNLDGKGAVFLLDSGSTGETAPMVQLFMEKMKQEGFRNMLKDQFIKHTDACVEDFVNGNVKSLFGNLKQLSHVVLDNFKPMIPAKFHELWKHGIETNDYYLKLCGSGGGGYILGFTQDVDKAKKALKDYNLEVVYNF; this is encoded by the coding sequence ATGAAAGGACCGTTGTTCTATTCTAAAATTCTGTTGTTCGGGGAATATGGGATCATAAAGGATTCCAAGGGCCTCTCCATTCCCTATAATTTTTTTAAGGGCGCCTTGAAGACCGATGACCATCCATCGAAAGCCGCTCGGAAGTCCAATCTAGGCCTTCGGGAGTTTGCGGGCTACCTAGAACTAGTGCACAAGAACAGTCCCGATCTGGTCGATTTTGACTTTGAGGCTCTCAAGGACGATATTGCTGCGGGCATGTATTTCGACAGCTCCATTCCCCAAGGGTACGGGATAGGGAGTAGCGGTGCGCTGGTCGCGGCCATATATGACAAATATGCCAAGAACAAGATAACGGTGCTCGAGAACCTGACCCGCGACAAATTATTGCGGCTGAAGCGTATTTTTGGGAAAATGGAATCCTTTTTCCACGGGAAGTCCTCCGGGCTCGACCCCCTCAACAGCTATCTGAGCATTCCTATTCTTATAAACTCCAAGGAAGATATCGAATCCACCAGCATTCCGTCCCAAAATTTGGACGGGAAGGGTGCCGTTTTTCTTTTGGATAGCGGTTCGACCGGGGAAACCGCCCCGATGGTGCAACTCTTCATGGAAAAGATGAAGCAGGAGGGGTTCCGTAATATGCTCAAAGACCAATTTATCAAACATACCGATGCCTGTGTGGAGGATTTCGTGAACGGAAATGTGAAATCGCTCTTCGGAAACTTGAAACAGCTATCGCATGTCGTACTCGATAACTTCAAACCGATGATTCCCGCCAAGTTCCATGAACTATGGAAACATGGTATCGAGACCAACGATTACTACCTAAAACTGTGCGGTTCGGGTGGAGGCGGCTATATTTTGGGCTTTACCCAAGATGTGGACAAGGCCAAGAAAGCGCTGAAAGATTACAATTTAGAGGTGGTGTACAACTTCTAA
- a CDS encoding geranylgeranylglycerol-phosphate geranylgeranyltransferase produces MLSRKNKLLFLKVLSLFSVVRGHNILIIALAQYLASIYILAPDLPLRQVIFDLNLFMIVVASALVIASGYIINNFYDAEKDLINKPRKSMLDRLVSQRFKLSSYFVLNLLSVFAASYVSFRAVLFFSAYIFGIWFYSHKLKRVPFLGNFVSATLAISPFFVVFVYYKNFDTVIFVHAMFLFLLILAREMIKDLENMSGDMAQNYETIPILYGSKVSKLLISGLIVLTLIPSLLLITKFDVGQMHYYFMGCVVLLLLFLVLLLRSNSKKDYVWLHNILKLIIVVGVFSILLIDLGLVLNRIL; encoded by the coding sequence ATGCTTAGCAGAAAAAACAAACTCTTGTTTTTAAAGGTCTTGAGTCTGTTTTCTGTCGTCCGAGGCCATAATATCCTGATCATCGCCCTGGCCCAATATTTGGCCTCTATCTACATCCTTGCTCCAGACCTGCCCCTGCGGCAGGTGATTTTCGACCTTAACCTCTTTATGATCGTGGTCGCCTCTGCCCTAGTTATTGCCAGCGGCTATATCATCAATAACTTCTACGACGCGGAAAAGGACCTAATCAATAAACCCAGGAAAAGCATGTTGGATCGGTTGGTGAGCCAACGTTTCAAATTGTCGTCCTACTTCGTTCTCAACCTTTTGTCCGTTTTCGCCGCCAGTTACGTCTCGTTTCGTGCGGTACTGTTCTTTTCGGCCTATATATTCGGGATTTGGTTTTATTCGCACAAATTGAAAAGGGTTCCTTTTTTGGGCAATTTTGTTTCGGCAACCTTGGCCATCTCTCCTTTTTTTGTCGTATTCGTTTACTATAAGAATTTCGACACCGTCATTTTCGTTCACGCCATGTTCCTCTTCTTACTGATTTTGGCCCGCGAAATGATAAAAGACCTTGAGAACATGAGCGGTGATATGGCACAAAACTATGAAACCATCCCGATTTTATACGGGTCCAAGGTCTCAAAATTGCTGATATCCGGTTTGATTGTACTCACTTTGATTCCCTCGTTGTTGTTGATTACTAAGTTCGATGTCGGCCAAATGCATTATTATTTTATGGGTTGTGTAGTGTTATTGCTTCTTTTTCTGGTGCTGCTGCTCAGGTCCAACAGCAAAAAAGACTACGTGTGGCTACATAATATCTTAAAGTTGATCATAGTGGTCGGGGTGTTCAGTATTCTATTGATCGACCTGGGCCTAGTACTGAACCGCATTTTGTGA
- a CDS encoding pseudouridine synthase, protein MSRSGSNKRKTSSNRSNSDGGRRASGRQGGNARKKSYARGNAPIKGKGKAPRQGDSELIRLNKYLSNSGVCSRREADVLIKAGSVTVNGMPVTEMGHKVKRSDEVRFDGRLLNPEKREYVLLNKPKDFTTEARDEHGNRTAVGLITRATKAELKPVGKMGKNTSGLLLFTNDGELTQRLNSPQNGLRKIFHIELNRPLRSVDLKKIQDGLAVDHKMVKVQDVSFIENAPKTQVGMEIYSSRNKIVTRIFETLGYEIVKLDRVVYAGLTKKDLPRGHWRFLTEQEVVNLGMIS, encoded by the coding sequence ATGAGCCGATCAGGGTCCAATAAACGCAAAACATCATCGAACAGGTCCAATTCGGATGGCGGCCGCAGGGCATCAGGGCGACAAGGTGGAAACGCTCGAAAAAAGAGCTATGCCCGGGGGAACGCCCCGATAAAGGGGAAGGGCAAGGCCCCGAGGCAGGGCGATTCCGAATTGATACGGCTCAACAAATACCTATCAAACTCCGGGGTGTGCTCACGGCGGGAAGCCGATGTGCTGATAAAGGCGGGCAGTGTCACGGTCAACGGAATGCCGGTAACCGAAATGGGTCATAAGGTAAAGCGTAGCGATGAGGTGCGGTTTGATGGGCGCTTGTTGAATCCCGAAAAAAGGGAATACGTACTGCTGAACAAGCCCAAGGATTTTACCACCGAGGCACGTGACGAGCACGGAAATCGAACCGCCGTTGGATTGATTACGAGAGCCACCAAAGCGGAGTTGAAACCGGTCGGTAAAATGGGGAAAAATACAAGCGGACTACTACTCTTCACCAATGATGGAGAACTGACCCAACGCTTGAACAGTCCGCAAAACGGACTTAGAAAAATATTCCACATAGAATTGAACCGGCCCTTGCGAAGTGTGGACCTAAAAAAAATCCAGGACGGTCTTGCGGTAGACCATAAAATGGTAAAGGTGCAAGATGTCAGTTTTATCGAAAATGCGCCCAAGACCCAAGTGGGCATGGAAATTTACAGCTCGCGCAATAAAATCGTGACCCGTATTTTTGAGACGTTGGGCTATGAAATCGTGAAGTTGGACCGGGTGGTCTATGCCGGCCTGACCAAAAAAGATCTGCCCCGTGGACATTGGCGTTTCCTGACCGAACAGGAGGTCGTTAATTTGGGGATGATCAGCTAG
- the argH gene encoding argininosuccinate lyase, translating into MKLWDKGFSTDKKIDHFTVGNDRELDLHLAKYDVIASKAHAMMLGKIGLLTDEETQALVNELENIATSIENGEFVVGEAFEDMHSKIEFLLTEKLGNTGKKIHTARSRNDQVLVAMHLYLKDELTEIKQQTRTLFDLLLDLAEEHKHILLPGYTHLQIAMPSSFGLWFSAYAESLIDDLYFVEAAYKVADQNPLGSAAGYGSSFPIDRSFTTEEMGFETTKYNVVAAQMGRGKVEKATAFGMSALGATLSKMAMDICLYMSQNFDFISFPDELTTGSSIMPHKKNPDVFELVRGKCNKLQSIPNQLALVINNLPSGYHRDLQLVKEIIVPAIQDMKACIEIMTFSLKEIRVDNNILDDPKYDYLFSVDTLNELVQNGMPFRDAYKKMGQEIEAGTFAPKRDIDHTHEGSLGNLCLKEIREKMQKLFP; encoded by the coding sequence ATGAAACTCTGGGACAAAGGCTTTAGCACGGACAAAAAAATAGACCATTTTACGGTCGGTAACGACCGCGAGCTGGACCTTCACCTCGCGAAATATGATGTAATCGCCTCAAAAGCACACGCCATGATGCTGGGCAAAATCGGATTGCTAACAGATGAGGAGACCCAAGCCTTGGTTAACGAACTGGAGAACATCGCCACGTCGATAGAAAACGGGGAATTCGTCGTGGGGGAGGCGTTCGAGGACATGCACTCCAAGATCGAATTCTTACTGACCGAGAAACTGGGCAATACCGGCAAGAAAATCCATACCGCCCGATCCCGCAACGATCAGGTTTTGGTGGCGATGCACCTCTACCTGAAGGATGAACTGACGGAAATCAAACAACAGACTAGAACGCTGTTCGACCTACTGCTGGACTTGGCGGAAGAGCATAAGCATATTTTGCTGCCGGGGTACACCCACCTCCAGATTGCAATGCCCTCATCCTTCGGATTGTGGTTCTCGGCCTATGCGGAAAGCCTTATCGACGACCTTTACTTTGTCGAAGCGGCCTACAAGGTGGCAGACCAGAACCCCTTGGGAAGTGCAGCGGGCTACGGGAGTTCTTTCCCGATCGATCGAAGTTTTACTACGGAAGAGATGGGCTTCGAAACCACGAAGTACAACGTGGTCGCCGCCCAAATGGGAAGGGGCAAGGTCGAAAAAGCCACTGCCTTCGGGATGTCAGCCCTAGGGGCCACCCTCTCCAAAATGGCGATGGACATCTGCCTTTACATGAGCCAGAACTTCGACTTTATCTCCTTCCCGGACGAGCTGACCACCGGCAGCAGTATCATGCCGCACAAAAAAAATCCCGATGTCTTTGAGCTCGTACGTGGCAAATGCAACAAACTGCAGAGCATTCCCAATCAGTTGGCGCTGGTCATCAACAATCTGCCGAGCGGCTACCACCGCGACTTGCAACTGGTCAAGGAAATCATCGTTCCGGCCATTCAGGACATGAAGGCCTGCATAGAAATCATGACGTTTAGCCTTAAGGAAATCCGGGTGGACAACAACATTCTCGACGATCCGAAATACGACTACCTCTTCAGTGTAGACACTTTGAACGAGCTGGTGCAAAACGGGATGCCCTTCCGCGATGCTTATAAAAAAATGGGGCAGGAAATTGAAGCGGGTACCTTTGCGCCTAAACGCGATATCGATCACACCCATGAGGGAAGTCTGGGCAATCTTTGTCTGAAGGAGATTCGGGAGAAGATGCAGAAATTATTCCCGTGA
- a CDS encoding M20 family metallo-hydrolase: protein MKPNKEQLTEKALELLKQLISIQSFSSEEDKTADAIEAWFKTFGIPFQREINNVYAVNKHFDESKPTLLLNSHHDTVRPNSAYTKNPFHPHIEDGKLFGLGSNDAGGALVSLIATFTHFYFEENLSHNLLMVASMEEESSGKNSLRGLLPKLPKIDVAIVGEPTLMQLAIAEKGLVVFDAQVKGTPSHAAHPNDDNPIYNSIEVLDWFKNYNFDKVSETLGGVKLTVTQINGGVQHNAVPAQVDLVIDVRVNDRYSNLEIADILRLEAPCELQPRSLRLNSSAIAEDHPLVEAGVALGRETYGSPTLSDQAALSCQSLKLGPGDSTRSHSADEFIYVHEVEDAIDLYIRILERFLKVEPRNKR from the coding sequence ATGAAGCCAAATAAGGAGCAACTGACGGAAAAGGCACTGGAGCTGCTGAAACAACTGATTTCGATTCAATCTTTTTCTTCCGAGGAAGATAAGACCGCCGATGCCATCGAAGCCTGGTTCAAGACTTTCGGCATCCCGTTCCAACGGGAAATCAACAACGTCTATGCCGTCAATAAGCACTTTGACGAGAGCAAACCCACTTTGTTGCTGAACTCCCACCACGATACGGTCCGCCCGAATTCCGCCTACACAAAGAACCCCTTCCACCCGCATATAGAAGACGGAAAATTATTCGGACTCGGCAGTAACGATGCCGGGGGAGCCCTGGTATCGCTCATAGCCACTTTCACCCATTTTTATTTTGAAGAAAACCTGTCCCACAACCTGTTGATGGTCGCATCAATGGAGGAAGAAAGTTCGGGGAAGAACAGTTTACGCGGACTTTTGCCCAAACTGCCAAAAATCGACGTGGCCATCGTGGGCGAGCCGACCCTGATGCAATTGGCCATCGCGGAAAAGGGTTTGGTCGTTTTCGACGCACAGGTCAAGGGTACGCCCTCGCATGCGGCGCATCCGAACGACGACAATCCCATCTACAATAGTATCGAGGTGCTTGACTGGTTCAAAAATTACAACTTTGACAAAGTCTCCGAAACCTTGGGGGGAGTCAAGCTGACGGTTACCCAGATCAATGGCGGCGTGCAACACAACGCTGTGCCCGCCCAAGTCGATTTGGTGATAGACGTTCGCGTCAACGACCGGTACTCCAACCTAGAAATCGCAGATATTTTGAGATTGGAGGCCCCCTGCGAACTGCAACCGCGTTCCCTGCGGCTGAATTCCTCGGCCATTGCCGAAGACCATCCTTTGGTAGAGGCGGGTGTCGCCTTGGGCCGTGAAACTTACGGTTCCCCTACCCTTTCCGATCAAGCCGCCCTGAGCTGCCAATCCCTGAAATTAGGGCCGGGGGACAGCACCCGTTCCCATTCCGCCGACGAATTTATCTATGTGCACGAGGTCGAGGATGCAATTGATTTGTATATTCGGATCTTGGAGCGGTTTCTTAAGGTGGAGCCAAGAAACAAGAGATAA
- the argB gene encoding acetylglutamate kinase yields MKSSLSIIKIGGNVIGNESELAKFLSLFSELDGLKILVHGGGNLATQIFKRMGVASQMIGGRRVTDKAGLEVITMVYAGLANKNIVAKLQANGCNAIGMSGADGNAIQAHKRPVKDIDYGFAGDVDGVDANLLSRLLGSGLTPVFCAMTHDGKGQLLNTNADTIASELAIGLSGMYETTLYYCFEKNGVLRNIWDERSVIEHIDPEIYQELLNQGTIADGMLPKMTNCFHALKNGVAKVCIGNTIMLAQNENPYTTLTL; encoded by the coding sequence ATGAAATCAAGTCTCTCCATAATAAAAATCGGCGGAAACGTCATCGGGAACGAGTCCGAACTCGCAAAGTTCCTAAGCCTATTTTCGGAATTGGACGGACTTAAAATTTTGGTGCACGGGGGCGGAAACCTGGCCACGCAAATCTTTAAAAGAATGGGGGTCGCATCCCAAATGATAGGCGGGCGACGCGTCACCGATAAGGCGGGCCTAGAAGTCATTACGATGGTCTATGCGGGCCTGGCCAATAAAAACATCGTCGCTAAACTACAGGCGAACGGGTGCAACGCCATCGGGATGAGCGGAGCGGACGGCAATGCCATCCAAGCCCATAAACGCCCGGTGAAAGACATCGATTACGGGTTTGCAGGCGATGTGGACGGAGTCGATGCCAATTTGCTCTCCCGACTTTTGGGCTCAGGCCTTACGCCCGTGTTCTGCGCGATGACCCATGACGGCAAAGGACAGCTGCTCAACACCAATGCGGACACTATCGCCTCCGAGCTGGCCATCGGGCTAAGCGGAATGTACGAAACCACCCTGTACTACTGTTTTGAAAAAAACGGGGTTCTCCGAAATATTTGGGACGAGCGTTCCGTAATCGAACACATCGACCCCGAAATCTATCAAGAATTACTCAACCAGGGAACAATCGCCGATGGTATGCTTCCGAAAATGACCAACTGCTTTCATGCCCTGAAGAACGGAGTAGCCAAAGTATGTATCGGAAATACAATAATGCTGGCCCAAAATGAAAACCCCTATACTACCCTAACCCTATGA
- a CDS encoding SDR family NAD(P)-dependent oxidoreductase, whose amino-acid sequence MDRKLIDKVCIITGATSGMGKAIAESFSKEGAKLILSGRDAERGEALEKQLKNSVFVAGDITEPAYNEKLVQTALENFGRLDKMSLNAGILGLGNVVDLPETLWHKTLDVNLSAIYYLCKHAIPQIQKNKGGAIVVNSSIAAFKSFPNHPAYCASKAAAVALMKQMAVEYAPDIRINAICPGPVDTPFLWNSAKAFENPDTAVEDAKNDTLLNRLGTPEDIAKLALFLTSDESSWITGTAMTIDGGILNA is encoded by the coding sequence ATGGATCGAAAATTAATAGACAAGGTCTGTATCATTACCGGCGCGACCAGCGGGATGGGAAAGGCGATTGCCGAATCCTTTTCGAAAGAGGGAGCCAAATTAATCCTGTCAGGTCGGGATGCCGAAAGGGGAGAAGCCCTGGAAAAGCAATTGAAGAATTCCGTATTCGTAGCGGGGGACATTACCGAACCTGCTTATAACGAAAAGTTGGTACAAACGGCCCTAGAAAACTTCGGCCGACTGGATAAGATGTCCCTGAATGCGGGCATACTAGGTTTGGGGAACGTGGTCGACCTTCCCGAAACCCTATGGCACAAGACCTTGGACGTCAATTTGAGCGCCATTTACTATCTGTGCAAACACGCCATCCCGCAAATCCAAAAAAATAAAGGGGGAGCCATAGTCGTCAACAGCTCCATTGCGGCATTCAAAAGCTTTCCGAACCATCCGGCCTATTGTGCCTCAAAGGCAGCGGCCGTGGCTCTGATGAAACAGATGGCGGTCGAATATGCCCCGGACATCCGAATCAACGCCATCTGTCCCGGGCCGGTGGACACTCCCTTTTTATGGAATTCGGCCAAGGCTTTCGAAAATCCCGATACCGCGGTCGAAGACGCCAAGAACGACACCCTGCTGAACCGATTGGGAACTCCCGAGGATATTGCCAAACTGGCTTTGTTTCTTACCTCGGACGAATCCTCTTGGATTACCGGCACGGCCATGACCATCGATGGGGGGATTTTGAACGCATGA
- a CDS encoding acetylornithine carbamoyltransferase has protein sequence MKNYFSIQDIDSLPDWVSEARQLKGSPTSQKQLGVGKTLCLLFFNNSLRTRLSTQKAAMNLGMEVMVMNFGNEGWALEYGDGTVMDQGTSEHIKEAAQVVSQYCDIVAIRAFAGLKDKAKDEAEEVLNGFISYASVSVVNMESSIGHPLQALADAITLAEHQGPNRETDSQENKTDDKPGKSEQGQQSGARRKPKIVLSWAPHPKALPHAVANSFVEMMRRQDAEFVITHPKGYELNPEITGDVPIEYNQKKACENADFVYAKNWSSYSDYGKVLHQNSDWMMTQEKLGAAKFMHCLPVRRNVVVEDAVLDSGQSLVIEQANNRTYAAQVVLKKLLENMR, from the coding sequence ATGAAAAATTACTTTTCGATTCAGGATATCGATTCCCTTCCCGACTGGGTCTCGGAAGCTCGGCAACTCAAAGGAAGTCCCACTTCCCAAAAGCAACTGGGTGTGGGAAAAACCCTTTGCCTGCTATTCTTCAACAACAGCCTCCGCACCCGATTGAGCACGCAAAAAGCGGCGATGAACCTGGGGATGGAGGTCATGGTCATGAATTTCGGCAACGAGGGTTGGGCCTTGGAATACGGGGATGGAACCGTCATGGATCAAGGCACCTCCGAACATATCAAGGAAGCGGCCCAGGTCGTTTCGCAGTATTGCGATATCGTCGCCATCCGGGCCTTCGCGGGCTTGAAGGACAAAGCGAAAGATGAAGCCGAAGAGGTATTGAACGGGTTCATCTCATATGCCTCCGTTTCTGTCGTGAACATGGAAAGTTCGATCGGGCATCCGCTACAGGCCCTGGCCGATGCCATTACGCTGGCCGAGCACCAAGGTCCGAACCGCGAGACGGATTCTCAAGAAAACAAAACGGATGACAAACCGGGAAAATCCGAACAAGGACAGCAATCCGGCGCCCGTAGAAAACCTAAAATTGTACTTTCGTGGGCCCCGCACCCCAAGGCCTTGCCCCACGCGGTGGCGAATTCATTCGTAGAGATGATGCGACGACAAGACGCCGAATTCGTCATCACACATCCCAAGGGATATGAACTGAATCCTGAGATTACCGGCGACGTTCCGATAGAATACAATCAGAAAAAAGCTTGCGAGAATGCCGATTTTGTGTACGCAAAGAACTGGAGCAGCTATTCCGACTACGGAAAAGTACTTCATCAAAATTCAGATTGGATGATGACCCAGGAAAAGCTCGGCGCAGCCAAGTTCATGCACTGTCTTCCGGTCCGACGGAACGTAGTCGTCGAAGATGCCGTGCTCGACAGCGGCCAATCATTGGTCATCGAACAGGCCAACAACCGGACCTATGCCGCGCAGGTTGTTCTGAAAAAGCTACTTGAAAACATGCGGTGA